From Oncorhynchus keta strain PuntledgeMale-10-30-2019 chromosome 25, Oket_V2, whole genome shotgun sequence, one genomic window encodes:
- the LOC127911710 gene encoding uncharacterized protein LOC127911710: MFRIASDNNIDEYADSVCEFIRTCVEDVVPIATIKTFPNQKPWIDGSIRVKLKARTTAFNQGKVTGNMTEYKQCSYSLRKAIKQAKRQYRDKVESQYNGSDTRGMWQGLQSITDFKKKSSPVTDQDVLLPGRLNNFFARFEDNTVPLTRPAMKTCGLSFTAAEVSKTFKRVNPRKAAGPDGIPSRALRACADQLAGVFTDIFNQSLYQSAVPTCFKRATIVPVPKKAKVHRRCNLNHTAHCPNPSGQEEYLCENAVHRLQLGIQHHSTLQARHQARDPGSRPRPVQLGTGLPDGPPHVVRVGNNISTPLILNTGAPQGCVLSPLLYSLFTHDCVATHASNSIIKFADDTTVVGLITNNDETAYREEVWTSGNSRGNTPLSMEQ, from the exons atgtttcgtattgcgtcagataacaatattgacgaatacgctgattcggtgtgcgagttcattagaacgtgcgttgaagatgtcgttcccatagcaacgattaaaacattccctaaccagaaaccgtggattgatggcagcattcgcgtgaaactgaaagcgcgaaccactgcttttaatcagggcaaggtgactggtaacatgaccgaatacaaacagtgcagctattccctccgcaaggctatcaaacaagctaagcgtcagtacagagacaaagtagaatctcaatacaacggctcagacacaagaggcatgtggcagggtctacagtcaatcacggacttcaagaagaaatccagcccagtcacggaccaggatgtcttgctgccaggcagactaaataacttttttgcacgctttgaggacaatacagtgccactgacacggcctgcaatgaaaacatgcggactctccttcactgcagccgaggtgagtaagacatttaaacgtgttaaccctcgcaaggctgcaggcccagacggcatccccagccgcgccctcagagcatgcgcagaccagctggccggtgtgtttacggacatattcaatcaatccctataccagtctgctgttcccacatgcttcaagagggccaccattgttcctgttcccaagaaagctaag gtccacagacgatgcaatctcaaccacactgcacactgccctaacccatctggacaagaggaatacctatgtgagaatgctgttcatcgactacagctcggcattcaacaccatagtaccctccaagctcgtcatcaagctcgagaccctgggtctcgaccccgccctgtgcaactgggtactggacttcctgacggtccgccccatgtggtgagggtaggcaacaacatctccaccccgctgatcctcaacactggggccccacaagggtgcgttctgagccctctcctgtactccctgttcacccacgactgtgtggccacgcacgcctccaactcaatcatcaagtttgcggacgacacaacagtggtaggcttgattaccaacaacgacgagacggcctacagggaggaggtgtggacttcaggaaacagcagagggaacacccccctatccatggaacagtag